The proteins below come from a single Octopus sinensis linkage group LG10, ASM634580v1, whole genome shotgun sequence genomic window:
- the LOC115216488 gene encoding zinc finger protein 62 homolog, whose product MENELREKAVKRKIENKKTLFPKVILKGVGKASYHCDVCNKTFSLKGNLTTHKRIHTGEKPYHCSICGKSFSQRSSLTTHRRIHTGEKPYHCDICDKSFSVIGNLTTHIRSHTGEKPYHCVICGKSFSGSSDLTIHKRIHTGEKPYRCYVCGKSFAGNRDLTTHKRIHTGEKPYHCDICGNLFTQRSSLNTHLHIHSGKKPYHCDICGKSFSQNDHLTTHKRIHTGEKPFLCNICGRSFSQINHLTIHKRIHTGEKPYLCDICGKSFSGSGELTCHKRIHTGEKPYHCNICNKSFSRSDHLSKHKRIHTGEKPHHCDICGKSFCRSGELTSHKRVHTGEKPYHCDICGKSFSHGKTLTNHRRIHTGEKPYHCDICGESFSENGDLTKHKRVHTGEKPYKCDTCGKSFSQINHLTKHKRIHTGERPYHCDVCGKSFSQNSVLTKHKRIHTGEKPYCCEICGKSFAVTGSLANHKYTHTGEKPYHCDICGKSFSHRNTLTTHKRIHTGEEPYECNICGKSFSGNSNLIIHKRIHTGEKPYHCDICGKSFSQINHLTKHKRIHTGEKPYHCDICGKSFPRNGDLTIHMRVHTGEKPYHCDICGKSFSGKSDLTKHKRIHTGEKPYPCDICGKSFSRNGYLTIHKRNHTQNKS is encoded by the exons atggaaaatgaattaCGTGAGAAAGCAGTTAAACGTAAAATTGAGAATAAAAAGACTCTTTTTCCAAAAGTGATTCTAAAAGGAGTAGGAAAAGCATCATATCACTGCGATGTCTGTAACAAAACATTCTCTCTAAAAGGTAACCtcactactcacaaacgtattcatacaggagaaaaaccatatcactgttctatctgtggtaaatcattctctcaaagatcCAGCTTAACTACTCAtagacgcattcatacaggagaaaaaccgtatcactgtgatatctgtgataaatcattttctgtAATTGGTAACCTTACTACTCATATACgtagtcatacaggagagaaaccatatcactgtgttatctgtggtaaatctttctctggaaGTAGTGATTTAACTAttcataaacgcattcatactggagagaagccatatcgctgttatgtctgtggtaaatcttttgcTGGAAATCgtgacttaactactcacaagcgtattcacacaggagaaaaaccatatcactgtgatatctgtggtaacttATTTACGCAAAGATCTAGTTTAAATACTCACTTACATATTCATTCAGGA aaa aagccatatcactgtgatatctgtggtaaatcattctctcaaaatgatcacttaaccactcacaaacgtattcatacaggagagaagccatttctctGTAATATTTGTGGTAGATCATTCTCTCAAATAAATCACTTAACTAtacataaacgcattcatacaggagagaagccatatctgtgtgatatctgtggtaaatcattctctggaagtgGTGAGTTAActtgtcacaaacgtattcatactggagagaagccatatcactgcaatatctgcaataaatcattctctcgaagtgaTCATTTATCTAAgcacaaacgaattcatacaggagagaaaccacatcattgtgatatctgtggcaaatcattctgcCGAAGTGGTGAATTGacttctcacaaacgtgttcatacaggagagaaaccatatcactgtgatatctgtggtaaatcattctcccatgGAAAAACTTTAACTAACCACAgacgcattcatactggagagaagccatatcattgtgacatttgtggtgagtcattctctGAAAACGgtgacttaactaaacataaacgcgttcatacaggtgagaagccatataagtgtgatacctgtggtaaatcattttctcaaataaatcatttaactaaacacaaacgcattcatacaggagagagaccataccattgtgatgtctgtggtaaatcattctctcaaaatagtgtATTAACTAAGCataaacgcattcacacaggggaaaagccatattgctgtgaaatctgtggtaaatcatttgctgTAACAGGGAGTTTAGCTAATCACAAATAcacccatacaggagagaagccatatcactgtgatatctgtggcaaatcattctctcatagaaaTACCTtgactactcacaaacgtattcatactggagaagaGCCCTACgagtgtaatatctgtggtaaatcattctctggaaatagTAACTTAattattcacaaacgtattcatacaggtgagaaaccatatcactgtgatatttgtggtaaatcattttctcagatAAATCACTTAACTaagcacaaacgcattcatacaggagaaaaaccatatcattgtgatatttgtggtaaatcattccctcgaAATGGTGACTTAACAATCCACatgcgtgttcatacaggagagaaaccgtatcactgcgatatttgtggaaaatcattttctggaaaaagtgatttaactaaacacaagaggattcatacaggtgaaaagccatatccctgtgatatttgtggcaaatcattttctaGAAATGGTTACCTAACTATTCATAAACGTAATCATACACAAAATAAGTCgtga